Proteins encoded by one window of Halobaculum halobium:
- a CDS encoding uS10/mL48 family ribosomal protein, whose amino-acid sequence MTFVTKLRFQSGDRAALDDTVNSLREMLERKGAECKGPHTEPAERVRVPLYEGLSSGDELGEWSFEVFARRLEIHGNDHIAREVGHMDFPDSVHVEIELEQKKPLGHRQN is encoded by the coding sequence ATGACCTTCGTAACCAAACTCAGATTCCAAAGCGGGGATCGCGCCGCGCTCGACGACACCGTGAACAGCCTCCGCGAGATGCTCGAACGAAAGGGTGCCGAGTGCAAGGGCCCGCACACGGAGCCCGCAGAACGTGTCCGCGTGCCGCTGTACGAGGGGCTTTCCTCGGGCGACGAGCTCGGCGAGTGGTCGTTCGAGGTGTTCGCCCGCCGACTGGAGATCCACGGCAACGACCACATCGCCCGCGAGGTCGGTCACATGGACTTCCCCGACTCCGTCCACGTCGAGATCGAACTCGAACAGAAGAAACCGCTCGGCCACCGACAGAACTGA
- a CDS encoding 2,5-diamino-6-(ribosylamino)-4(3H)-pyrimidinone 5'-phosphate reductase — protein sequence MYVHVNAAVSVDGKLSSRRREQVRISGADDFDRVDRIRAAADAVLVGVGTVLADDPHLTIDEADRRVQRLRNARSENPARVVADSRARTPPDARILDDEATTYLLVSDEADDERLDALRDAGAEILVAGDADGRVDLTAAFGALEAEGIERVMVEGGGELLFSLFDERLVDELTLYVGSLVIGGREAPTLADGEGFVDDFPRLALTDVTRVDDGVLLSYEP from the coding sequence GTGTACGTCCACGTCAACGCCGCCGTCTCCGTCGACGGGAAGCTCTCGTCGCGACGCCGCGAGCAGGTCCGCATCAGCGGCGCCGACGACTTCGACCGCGTCGACCGGATCCGCGCGGCCGCCGATGCCGTTCTCGTCGGCGTCGGCACCGTCCTCGCGGACGATCCGCACCTCACGATCGACGAAGCGGACCGCCGCGTCCAACGCCTCCGCAACGCTCGCTCCGAGAACCCCGCCCGCGTCGTCGCGGACTCGCGCGCGCGAACCCCGCCAGACGCGCGGATCCTCGACGACGAGGCGACGACGTACCTCCTCGTGAGCGATGAGGCGGACGACGAACGGCTCGACGCCCTCCGCGACGCAGGCGCGGAGATTCTGGTCGCGGGAGACGCCGACGGCCGCGTCGACCTCACGGCCGCCTTTGGCGCGCTCGAAGCCGAGGGAATCGAGCGCGTCATGGTCGAGGGTGGCGGCGAGCTGTTATTTTCGCTGTTCGACGAGCGCCTCGTCGACGAACTCACCCTCTACGTCGGCTCGCTGGTGATCGGCGGCCGCGAGGCGCCGACGCTGGCTGACGGAGAGGGCTTCGTCGACGACTTCCCGCGGCTGGCGCTGACCGACGTGACCCGCGTCGACGACGGCGTGCTGCTCTCGTACGAGCCTTGA